One genomic window of Vibrio mangrovi includes the following:
- a CDS encoding ABC transporter ATP-binding protein has protein sequence MKDSQPSGSEYVIELSNAQFRWADDAPPTIDIEHLTVSAGEHLFIKGPSGCGKSTLLALLTGINTCQSGSVSVLNHDLSQLTSRQRDRFRADHIGYIFQQFNLLPYLSVIDNVLLPCHFSELRRTNVSGSLHEKARQLLTGLKLPEHLLTQPVVELSIGQQQRVAAARALIGSPKLIIADEPTSALDYDNRSAFIELLMEEADQVNATLIFVSHDPTLESMFNRSINLPQLNLAGKHV, from the coding sequence ATGAAGGATTCACAACCATCCGGATCAGAATACGTAATCGAACTCAGCAATGCGCAGTTTCGGTGGGCTGATGATGCACCACCGACCATTGATATTGAACACCTGACTGTCAGCGCCGGTGAACACCTGTTTATCAAAGGACCCAGTGGCTGCGGGAAGTCGACACTTCTTGCTCTGTTAACCGGTATTAATACCTGCCAGTCCGGTTCGGTCTCGGTGTTAAACCATGATCTGTCCCAACTGACATCCAGACAGAGAGACAGGTTCCGGGCTGATCATATCGGTTATATATTCCAGCAGTTTAATCTATTGCCGTATCTGTCCGTCATTGACAATGTACTGCTCCCCTGCCATTTCTCGGAGCTACGCCGCACAAATGTTTCCGGTTCTTTACACGAAAAAGCCCGACAACTGCTGACCGGGCTGAAGCTACCAGAACATCTACTGACTCAACCGGTGGTAGAACTCAGTATCGGACAACAGCAACGGGTTGCCGCTGCCCGGGCTTTAATTGGCTCGCCAAAGCTCATTATTGCCGACGAACCTACCTCAGCGCTGGACTACGATAACCGCAGTGCTTTCATTGAGCTCCTGATGGAAGAAGCCGATCAAGTGAATGCCACACTGATTTTTGTCAGCCACGATCCCACTCTGGAATCAATGTTTAACCGCAGCATCAATTTGCCGCAACTGAACCTGGCGGGGAAACACGTATGA
- the msrA gene encoding peptide-methionine (S)-S-oxide reductase MsrA: MSEKQQMVTEETALKGRFTPLEIEDSHFVNHSRLTAEPEKGQQKILVGMGCFWGAERLFWQLPGIVSTSVGYSGGYTPNPTYEEVCTGLTGHTEVVRIIYQPQQISLEKLLGYFWENHDPTQGMRQGNDLGTQYRSAIYVYNDKQRLIAEHSRQTYQKSLMHEGQGKITTEILSAGPYYFAESYHQQYLAKNPNGYCGLAGTGVCFNPL, translated from the coding sequence ATGTCAGAAAAACAACAGATGGTTACAGAAGAAACTGCGCTGAAAGGTCGTTTCACTCCACTTGAGATTGAAGACAGCCACTTTGTCAATCATTCCCGGCTCACTGCCGAACCGGAAAAAGGGCAGCAGAAAATATTAGTCGGGATGGGGTGTTTCTGGGGAGCGGAAAGACTGTTCTGGCAACTTCCCGGCATCGTTTCTACATCCGTCGGCTATTCAGGCGGATATACGCCTAATCCTACTTATGAAGAGGTCTGTACCGGTCTGACGGGCCATACGGAAGTGGTCAGGATTATTTACCAGCCACAACAGATTTCTCTGGAAAAACTGCTGGGTTACTTCTGGGAAAATCATGACCCGACTCAGGGAATGCGTCAGGGCAATGATCTGGGAACACAATACCGTTCAGCCATTTATGTCTACAATGATAAACAACGATTAATTGCCGAACATTCCCGGCAAACCTACCAAAAATCACTGATGCACGAAGGTCAGGGAAAAATTACGACCGAGATCCTGTCAGCCGGGCCTTATTACTTTGCCGAAAGCTACCATCAACAGTATCTGGCGAAAAACCCCAATGGCTATTGCGGACTTGCCGGCACCGGAGTGTGCTTCAACCCGCTCTGA
- a CDS encoding DUF2607 family protein — protein sequence MSEKTNLSKEISLSEIIRQPMKMVALASIFLTLWLSAAYIVHQSDTLAVHHQHHDCQLFAGIHHAIQSHGTILPVIASHEFIEPTAEIIKISLPFLAYFARSPPLVIQ from the coding sequence TTGTCAGAAAAAACAAATCTGTCAAAAGAAATAAGTCTGTCAGAAATAATACGTCAGCCGATGAAGATGGTTGCACTTGCCTCCATCTTTTTGACACTCTGGCTCAGCGCTGCCTACATTGTTCATCAATCTGACACATTGGCCGTGCATCATCAGCACCATGACTGTCAGTTATTTGCCGGTATTCACCATGCAATTCAATCTCATGGAACCATTCTGCCAGTCATCGCGTCTCACGAATTTATCGAGCCGACTGCTGAAATTATAAAAATAAGCCTCCCGTTTCTGGCTTATTTTGCACGCTCACCTCCGCTAGTCATTCAGTAA
- the zrgA gene encoding zinc uptake protein ZrgA — protein sequence MLKIHNLAILAGLITAASAHAEENFRQHEAHVHGVVEMNIAQDANELLVEITSPGMDIVGFEHPPQTPQEHQALDQAMELLEQADNLITINTQAGCKLEHSDVHQTSHHHEDEHDHDAAHHHDHDEAAHDSEHHHDHDEDAHEDEHHHDGDEHEHGTHNAFSIQYRYTCRDSENLNHLSTQWFNHFPHTHEIHTNVFTDRQQTAIKLNPHQTDVSL from the coding sequence ATGTTAAAAATACATAACCTTGCAATCCTTGCAGGGCTGATCACGGCTGCATCCGCTCATGCAGAAGAGAACTTTCGCCAGCATGAAGCGCACGTTCACGGTGTTGTCGAAATGAACATTGCTCAGGATGCCAATGAATTACTGGTTGAAATCACTTCACCGGGAATGGATATTGTCGGTTTTGAGCATCCGCCACAAACCCCTCAGGAGCATCAGGCTCTCGATCAGGCGATGGAACTGCTGGAACAGGCGGATAATCTCATCACGATCAATACTCAGGCAGGCTGTAAGCTTGAACATAGCGATGTGCACCAAACCTCTCATCATCATGAAGATGAGCATGATCACGATGCTGCGCATCACCACGATCATGATGAAGCAGCCCATGACAGCGAACACCATCATGACCATGATGAAGACGCCCATGAAGATGAACATCACCATGACGGAGATGAACATGAGCATGGTACGCATAATGCGTTCTCAATTCAGTATCGCTATACCTGCCGGGATAGCGAAAATCTGAACCACCTGTCAACCCAGTGGTTTAATCATTTCCCACACACTCATGAAATCCACACCAATGTCTTTACGGATCGTCAGCAGACAGCCATTAAGCTGAATCCACACCAGACCGATGTGTCTTTATAA
- the tamA gene encoding autotransporter assembly complex protein TamA, translated as MRRYLTLFCLLSVLCFSAVSAERQISLKINGLSGDLYNNVEAYLSSIPQSDYSPRLRFRARIEDNISQALQALGYYHPVISFEYDQENSEIQADVEPGPPTYIDSADIQLTGEARSDEDFIRLVENSRLKKGEILNHEDYEQLKSGLQSLALERGYFNGTFAENRLEILADENLARVVLHFNSGIRYRFGQTIMVGSQIDPERVASLQTYRPGDPYLVSKVGEFNQRLASTDWFASVLVEPDLSHLDTQRDLPMNVTLTPASKNQIETGLGYSTDVGPEVLLKWNKPWFNNRGHSFSSRFSLSEPEQVVSASYKIPLEDVLNQYYQIQYGLKRVDNLDTQSIESNLSLERHWRLSNGWHRTIFTRYLIENYEQGDLDDVGQFVLPGITFTRTRIRGKRLLTWGDKETLTLEYGNENFHSETDILRIQAGTSWIRTYNDRHRGLLRLDGGANLVDDFSQVSPSLRFFAGGDNSIRGYGYESISPRDASGSRSGAKYLATASLEYQYNLYGNWWGALFYDYGDAFNDTPDWKRGTGFGVRWVSPIGPVRLDFAWGLDTTPGDEFQIHFTLGPEL; from the coding sequence ATGAGACGATATTTAACGCTTTTCTGTTTACTGTCTGTTCTGTGCTTCTCAGCGGTATCTGCTGAGCGTCAGATATCTTTAAAGATTAACGGATTGAGTGGGGATTTGTATAACAATGTAGAAGCTTACCTTTCGTCAATTCCTCAGAGTGACTATTCTCCCCGCTTACGTTTTCGCGCCCGTATTGAAGACAACATATCACAGGCTTTGCAGGCTCTCGGCTACTATCATCCGGTGATCAGTTTTGAATATGATCAGGAAAATTCTGAAATTCAGGCTGATGTGGAGCCCGGTCCGCCCACTTATATTGATTCTGCCGATATTCAGTTAACGGGAGAAGCACGTAGTGATGAGGATTTTATCCGTTTGGTTGAGAATAGTCGGCTGAAAAAAGGTGAAATCCTCAATCATGAAGATTATGAGCAACTGAAATCCGGGCTACAGAGCTTAGCTCTGGAAAGAGGTTATTTTAACGGGACGTTTGCAGAAAACCGTTTAGAGATCCTGGCCGATGAAAATCTGGCTCGTGTGGTGCTGCATTTTAACAGTGGGATTCGTTATCGTTTCGGGCAGACCATTATGGTCGGCAGTCAGATCGATCCGGAACGGGTTGCTTCACTTCAGACATACCGGCCCGGCGATCCGTATCTGGTTTCCAAGGTGGGAGAATTCAATCAACGTCTGGCGAGTACCGACTGGTTTGCTTCTGTATTAGTTGAACCGGATTTGAGCCATCTTGATACACAGCGTGATTTACCAATGAATGTCACTCTGACCCCGGCGAGTAAAAATCAGATTGAAACCGGGTTAGGCTATTCGACCGACGTCGGGCCTGAAGTTCTGCTGAAATGGAATAAACCTTGGTTCAATAATCGTGGGCACAGTTTCAGTAGTCGTTTCTCATTGTCAGAGCCGGAACAGGTCGTTTCGGCAAGTTATAAAATCCCGCTGGAAGATGTACTGAATCAGTATTATCAGATTCAGTATGGTTTGAAACGGGTTGATAATCTGGATACGCAAAGTATTGAATCCAATCTCTCGCTGGAAAGACACTGGCGTTTGTCGAATGGATGGCACCGGACTATTTTTACCCGTTATCTGATTGAGAACTATGAACAGGGCGATCTGGATGATGTCGGTCAGTTTGTCCTTCCGGGGATCACCTTTACCCGCACCCGGATTCGGGGTAAGCGCTTGCTGACCTGGGGTGACAAAGAAACACTGACGCTGGAATACGGTAATGAGAACTTTCACTCGGAAACCGATATTTTGAGGATTCAGGCAGGGACTTCGTGGATTCGCACTTATAATGACCGGCATCGTGGCCTGTTACGGCTGGATGGTGGTGCGAATTTAGTCGATGACTTCAGTCAGGTTTCTCCGTCGCTGAGATTTTTTGCCGGGGGAGACAATAGTATCCGCGGTTATGGATACGAATCGATTTCCCCGCGCGATGCAAGTGGCTCGCGCAGTGGTGCGAAATATCTTGCGACGGCATCGCTGGAATACCAATACAACCTGTATGGTAACTGGTGGGGCGCACTATTTTACGATTATGGTGATGCTTTTAATGACACCCCGGACTGGAAGCGGGGCACCGGCTTCGGTGTGCGCTGGGTGTCTCCGATTGGACCGGTGCGCCTCGATTTCGCCTGGGGACTGGATACTACGCCAGGAGATGAATTCCAGATCCACTTTACGCTGGGGCCGGAGCTATGA